In Saccharicrinis fermentans DSM 9555 = JCM 21142, a genomic segment contains:
- a CDS encoding glycosyltransferase, protein MNILFVYQNWLNPNRGGVGRVADSLAMYLVQNGHRVYYLMHEYDENDTYKFPAQIFTLPHGDFFSATNVQFYHHVLHEKHIDIVLNHDASNERSKFWLETGASKARKVSLYHTDPLHGLNRNMRLGKVVQICVKALKIFGYRKVIGTLLKNSDKLVLLSQEFKKNMSKELKINSSKIVAISNPCVFEEVKFNNPKKKQILFVGRLDWSSKRPDIMLRIWSHLYRIYSDWELLVLGDGPDRVKTQELARELKLERIFFKGFVKPEPFYKEASIICLTSDYEGFGLVMPEAMQYGVVPIAFNNWPSLKDIVVDGENGVIARQNDIPDFVAKLELLMSDATQRASIALRAKDSVKKFHIGVIGPQWIELFKTSIKNG, encoded by the coding sequence GTGAATATCTTGTTTGTATACCAAAATTGGCTAAACCCCAATAGGGGTGGGGTTGGACGGGTTGCCGATTCTTTAGCTATGTACTTGGTGCAAAATGGCCATAGGGTTTATTATTTAATGCATGAGTATGATGAAAATGATACGTATAAGTTTCCGGCACAAATATTTACCTTACCTCATGGCGATTTTTTTTCGGCCACAAATGTGCAGTTTTATCACCATGTTTTACATGAAAAGCACATCGATATTGTACTTAACCACGATGCTTCCAATGAAAGATCTAAATTTTGGTTAGAGACAGGAGCTAGTAAAGCCCGTAAGGTATCCTTGTATCACACTGATCCATTGCATGGTTTAAACCGAAATATGCGTCTGGGTAAGGTAGTGCAGATATGTGTAAAAGCACTTAAAATATTTGGGTATAGAAAAGTGATTGGTACTTTATTGAAAAACAGTGATAAACTGGTTCTTTTATCTCAAGAGTTTAAAAAGAATATGTCCAAAGAGCTAAAAATAAATTCTTCAAAAATAGTAGCTATTAGCAACCCTTGTGTGTTTGAGGAAGTGAAGTTCAATAATCCTAAGAAAAAACAAATTCTCTTTGTGGGAAGATTGGATTGGTCCTCAAAACGACCAGATATAATGTTACGTATATGGTCACATTTATACCGTATTTATTCAGATTGGGAATTGTTAGTTTTAGGAGATGGTCCCGATCGCGTGAAAACACAGGAATTAGCCAGGGAACTAAAATTAGAACGTATTTTTTTTAAGGGCTTTGTAAAGCCTGAACCCTTTTATAAAGAGGCTTCTATTATATGTTTGACATCCGATTATGAGGGTTTTGGACTTGTGATGCCGGAAGCCATGCAGTATGGTGTAGTGCCCATTGCTTTTAATAATTGGCCTTCATTGAAGGATATCGTTGTGGATGGAGAAAATGGTGTAATAGCAAGACAGAATGATATACCTGATTTTGTAGCTAAATTGGAGTTGTTGATGTCCGATGCGACTCAGCGAGCTAGCATAGCATTGCGGGCGAAAGATTCTGTAAAGAAATTTCATATAGGGGTGATTGGACCTCAGTGGATTGAATTGTTTAAAACAAGTATTAAAAATGGCTGA
- a CDS encoding glycosyltransferase family protein — MAESKKILLVSNGFFPEISPRSYRVTELAKEFCRQGHEVTVISKYRDHDYTEFLKAYPIQLKMWPKSILKALPSSQNRIVSLVYSIISRLLLMFLEYPTIEDMFRVKTMLKKENGYDLLISFAVPHPVHWGVAWARKEKHTIAKKWVADCGDPYMGDVLDTFRKLFYFGFFEKWWGRKAEYIAIPIESAIKAYYPQFHSKIKIIPQGFLFDLQTTHAESAGRSIPTFAYAGGFIPGVRDPQPLLEYLVSLDLPFKFLIYTNSTAMLDGYMDRLKDKMEVSGYIPRAALMKILKTMDFLVNFDNNTLLNSPSKLIDYAIVNKPVLNIGRDFDAQKVHRFLMGDYTDSMALPNPEQYHISNVSKQFLDLI; from the coding sequence ATGGCTGAATCAAAGAAGATTTTATTGGTATCAAATGGATTTTTTCCGGAAATATCGCCGCGTAGTTATCGTGTAACAGAATTAGCGAAGGAATTTTGTCGTCAGGGGCATGAAGTCACCGTTATTTCAAAATACCGAGATCATGACTATACCGAGTTTCTAAAAGCGTATCCAATACAGCTGAAGATGTGGCCAAAGTCAATATTAAAAGCTTTGCCTAGTTCCCAAAACAGAATTGTTTCATTGGTGTACAGTATTATTTCTCGTTTGTTGCTGATGTTTTTGGAATATCCCACCATTGAGGATATGTTTCGGGTTAAGACAATGCTTAAAAAAGAAAACGGGTATGATTTGTTGATTTCCTTTGCAGTTCCGCACCCTGTTCACTGGGGGGTTGCCTGGGCCAGGAAAGAAAAACATACCATTGCGAAAAAGTGGGTTGCCGATTGTGGGGATCCATATATGGGAGATGTACTGGATACCTTTCGTAAACTTTTTTACTTTGGTTTTTTTGAGAAGTGGTGGGGTCGGAAGGCCGAATACATAGCCATTCCCATAGAGTCAGCTATCAAGGCTTATTATCCGCAGTTTCATAGTAAAATAAAAATTATACCCCAAGGTTTTTTGTTTGACTTGCAAACAACTCATGCCGAAAGTGCAGGTCGTAGTATTCCTACATTCGCCTATGCAGGTGGTTTTATACCCGGAGTGCGTGACCCACAACCCCTGTTGGAATATCTTGTCTCGTTGGATCTTCCTTTTAAATTTTTGATTTATACCAATTCAACAGCTATGCTGGATGGATATATGGATCGCTTAAAAGATAAAATGGAGGTGTCTGGCTACATACCCAGAGCAGCGCTCATGAAAATATTGAAGACAATGGATTTCTTAGTTAATTTTGATAATAATACACTGTTGAATTCGCCCAGTAAATTGATTGATTATGCGATTGTTAATAAACCGGTTTTGAATATAGGTCGTGATTTTGACGCTCAAAAGGTGCATCGTTTTTTAATGGGAGATTATACCGATAGCATGGCCTTGCCTAATCCCGAGCAGTACCATATCTCTAATGTATCGAAACAATTTCTCGATCTAATTTAA
- a CDS encoding EpsG family protein has translation MNNYLDDYWHSNVKNTRYYLILFIIWPFLAFILALTNYSQREAKNVVYLFLIYYGATNVVDIGYYIDAAGYALQLERNSQLPFSHLFEIFTNLYSDRDSIDLLEPLLSFFVSRFTTDHRALFAVFAAIFGFFYLGTINKLHDVFRKNPNLDALIMLAFFAMLLPVMAISGFRMWTAAWIFVYGGYHVVVKKDMRYLILTFAAIFVHWSFFMANGLLIIYVLVGNREVIYIPLTILSFIVPYVIAPFMTLISLRMGGVFQDRYSMYSDESYAQGVQEQLQEAAWFMTLGTDMVLYFLLLALVVIRYKFSHIMSGKGEKSLFCFSLLMLTFVNFGKTLPSLGGRFQLVFFLFATMYVFLFFTKKSGGKRISYLTAIGLFPMLVHSAVVFRQGSDTLNAWLFAPGLGIPFFVQELSLALVLF, from the coding sequence ATGAATAATTATTTAGATGACTATTGGCATTCTAACGTTAAAAACACCAGGTACTATCTAATATTATTTATTATATGGCCTTTCTTGGCTTTTATTTTGGCTTTAACGAATTATAGTCAACGGGAAGCTAAAAATGTGGTTTATCTGTTCTTGATCTATTATGGAGCAACCAATGTGGTAGATATAGGTTATTATATTGATGCGGCAGGTTACGCTCTTCAGTTGGAAAGAAATAGTCAACTGCCTTTTTCTCATTTGTTTGAAATTTTTACCAATCTTTACTCTGATCGTGATTCTATTGATCTGTTGGAACCTTTGCTGTCTTTTTTTGTGTCACGATTTACAACAGATCATAGAGCCTTATTTGCTGTATTTGCTGCTATCTTTGGATTTTTTTACTTAGGTACTATTAATAAGTTGCACGATGTGTTTCGTAAAAATCCTAATCTGGATGCACTGATTATGTTGGCTTTCTTTGCTATGCTGTTGCCCGTGATGGCTATTTCTGGTTTTAGAATGTGGACCGCGGCGTGGATTTTTGTATATGGTGGATATCATGTGGTGGTAAAAAAGGATATGCGCTATTTAATCTTAACTTTTGCTGCCATATTTGTTCATTGGAGTTTTTTTATGGCCAATGGCTTGTTAATCATATATGTATTGGTCGGAAATCGGGAGGTTATTTATATCCCTTTAACCATATTGTCGTTTATTGTTCCCTACGTGATTGCTCCTTTTATGACACTTATTTCTCTTCGGATGGGAGGTGTGTTTCAAGATAGATATTCTATGTATTCTGATGAATCATACGCACAGGGCGTTCAAGAACAGCTCCAGGAGGCGGCCTGGTTTATGACCTTGGGAACCGATATGGTATTGTATTTTTTATTACTGGCTTTGGTGGTAATACGATATAAGTTCAGCCATATCATGAGCGGTAAAGGAGAGAAAAGTCTTTTCTGTTTTAGTCTGTTGATGCTGACTTTTGTGAATTTTGGAAAAACATTGCCTTCGCTTGGCGGAAGATTCCAACTGGTCTTTTTTCTGTTTGCGACCATGTATGTTTTTCTTTTTTTTACCAAAAAATCAGGAGGTAAACGTATTAGCTATCTGACGGCCATTGGCTTGTTTCCCATGCTGGTGCATTCTGCCGTGGTCTTTCGACAGGGTTCTGATACTTTGAATGCTTGGCTTTTTGCTCCTGGTTTAGGTATCCCATTTTTTGTGCAAGAATTGTCGCTGGCTCTTGTATTGTTTTAA
- a CDS encoding CapA family protein: MKTKAINILITGDFCPINRIEELCHNGHYASIFNDFAAVFQGNDLNVVDLECPLTLSNKTRPKTGPYQKAHPDTINALKFVDVSVVAMANNHIMDYDSKGVEDTLNLCKQNNIATIGIGTAVTEASKPYSTEIQGKKIAILNYADNEFLSTTDQRFVGNAIDPIQGHYDIQKAKKTHDFVIVIAHAGNEFYKLPSPRTKKLYRYLCDQGADVVISHHTHVFSGYEIYNEKPIFYGLGNFVYDWPGKINTPWNRGYAVRLSIVEKIDFEIIPLKQGNDQPGVFKLNEEEHQVFMADMQALHQIIDDDAKLEAEFQAYCDSVFPMYDAFIEPYFGPYVTALQKRGWLPKLLTRQKRLFHLNLSRCESHRDVLLRMLRKYE; the protein is encoded by the coding sequence GTGAAAACAAAAGCGATCAACATATTAATTACAGGAGATTTTTGTCCGATAAATAGAATTGAAGAATTGTGCCATAACGGCCATTATGCATCCATATTCAATGATTTTGCAGCGGTGTTTCAGGGGAATGATTTAAATGTAGTGGATCTGGAATGTCCACTTACGCTGAGTAATAAAACGAGACCCAAAACAGGGCCTTACCAAAAAGCACACCCGGACACCATAAATGCTCTGAAATTCGTAGATGTATCAGTGGTAGCCATGGCCAATAACCATATCATGGATTATGATAGTAAAGGCGTGGAGGATACCTTGAATCTTTGTAAGCAGAATAATATAGCTACCATTGGAATAGGTACAGCAGTCACAGAAGCCAGTAAACCATATTCTACAGAAATACAGGGAAAAAAAATAGCCATATTGAATTATGCGGACAATGAGTTTTTATCAACTACTGATCAGCGCTTTGTGGGCAATGCTATTGACCCCATACAAGGTCATTATGATATCCAAAAAGCGAAGAAGACGCATGATTTTGTGATTGTGATTGCTCATGCCGGAAATGAATTTTATAAGCTGCCTTCTCCAAGGACCAAGAAATTATACCGTTACCTCTGCGATCAGGGAGCTGATGTGGTGATATCGCACCATACTCATGTTTTTTCAGGATACGAGATCTACAATGAAAAACCAATATTTTATGGTCTAGGTAATTTTGTGTATGATTGGCCTGGAAAAATAAACACTCCGTGGAATCGTGGATATGCAGTTCGATTGTCTATAGTTGAGAAGATTGATTTTGAGATCATACCTCTTAAGCAAGGCAATGATCAACCCGGTGTATTTAAATTGAACGAAGAAGAGCACCAGGTCTTTATGGCCGATATGCAAGCGCTTCATCAAATTATTGATGATGATGCCAAGTTAGAAGCTGAATTTCAAGCTTATTGTGATTCTGTATTTCCCATGTATGATGCTTTTATTGAACCTTATTTTGGGCCTTATGTTACGGCATTACAAAAGAG